Proteins encoded within one genomic window of Flavobacterium gilvum:
- a CDS encoding SusC/RagA family TonB-linked outer membrane protein produces the protein MRLKITNILYCFSFALILLTALPSWAQESKATVVRGQVVDAADNLPIPGATVIEQDAENRTITGAMTDVDGNFAIHFKNPNNKLLISNIGYKSKVVPINGRASVKVSLVSTVEDLKEIVVKSAAKKPESGLLNIEERNKTTSSVTIKAADLANSQAASIDEQLQGRIAGVDIIATSGDPGAGMQIKIRGASSISGSSAPLIVVDGMIYETSVPSDFNFGTADEEGYAALLNIAPSDIETITIDKDAAATAMWGAKAAGGVISINTKRGGISAPKINYSFVGTYAQLPKTIPMLSGDQYSQLIPEEYMNRNGVPLNTQTIKEFQYDPLDVYNYKNYSNNTNWTDEISQPAYTMDHNLSLQGGGQRARYFASAGYYDSNGVTIGTGFQRISTRLNLDYIVSDRIKFKTDISYTHSETQRNYVNNFSSSSDKDLMRSISYGKMPNMGVFEYDEMGVLTPNYFSPAQNIQGKYPTTYNPVAMGENATNDQVTEKIVPHFNVNVDILPKQLWTTFDLQFDFTNSKAKAFLPQNATGRPMTETVVNRASDVDADASSISTKTNIFYTPNIGVNHNLQLLLSMQSNDNRSETHQALTSNTASSLLTDPSNPSRTQNTELSLLTGNSQSRTVAAFVNAQYSLLDRYILNLGVRTDGNSKFSSENRYGVFPTVSGRWRVSGEPFMQKVTSIDELSFRFSYGKSGNVPNTIKNYSYFNKYANYGSEYLGMTGVFPQNIELTNLSPETLTGKNLGLNLAMFKRRLTIDAELYRNRTENMFFPGLDVTTISGYAKVDQNVGTMDNQGWEVGIFTTPFKSQKWKVEFNFNIASNENMIREISEYYPNQSGNTDRNGEYKSFLQKDNPFGSFYGYRFKGVYTDKDATLARDANGNVITGPNGQTVYMRFNYPNTDYTFQPGDAIYEDINHDGNIDSRDVVYLGNSNPKFNGGFGPNIIFNNQFKLLLYFNYRVGYDIVNGTDMETTNMYGYNNQSTATLARWRNPGDVTDMPRAVYQTGYNWLGSDRYVEDASFLRLRSVTFSYSFGQKILKQLKMDELRAYITADNLYTWTNYRGQNPDVTMKASDGPFAMAMDYSRTPPTSRLSLGITTRF, from the coding sequence ATGAGACTAAAAATAACCAATATACTTTACTGTTTTTCATTTGCCTTGATTCTCTTGACAGCACTACCATCTTGGGCACAAGAGTCAAAAGCAACCGTAGTGCGTGGTCAGGTAGTCGATGCTGCCGATAATCTGCCTATTCCAGGTGCCACAGTTATCGAACAAGATGCAGAGAATCGTACCATAACCGGTGCAATGACCGATGTTGATGGGAATTTTGCCATTCACTTCAAAAACCCAAACAATAAATTACTTATTTCAAACATTGGATACAAATCCAAAGTAGTTCCAATTAACGGAAGAGCATCTGTCAAAGTTTCCCTAGTATCAACTGTGGAAGATTTGAAAGAGATTGTCGTGAAATCTGCTGCAAAAAAACCGGAAAGTGGTTTATTGAACATCGAAGAAAGAAATAAAACAACGAGTTCAGTTACGATAAAAGCAGCTGATTTGGCAAATTCACAAGCAGCATCTATTGATGAGCAATTACAGGGACGTATCGCTGGGGTCGATATCATTGCTACCAGTGGTGATCCGGGAGCAGGAATGCAAATCAAGATCAGGGGAGCATCTTCTATCTCTGGTTCATCTGCCCCATTAATCGTTGTTGACGGAATGATTTATGAAACATCTGTGCCTTCTGATTTTAATTTTGGTACTGCCGATGAAGAAGGATATGCTGCTTTATTGAATATTGCTCCATCGGATATTGAAACCATTACAATTGATAAAGATGCTGCAGCAACCGCCATGTGGGGTGCCAAAGCAGCTGGAGGGGTTATCTCCATTAATACCAAACGTGGGGGAATCAGTGCTCCAAAAATTAATTATTCCTTTGTTGGAACCTATGCACAACTTCCAAAAACCATTCCTATGTTAAGCGGGGATCAATACTCGCAATTAATTCCGGAAGAATACATGAACCGAAATGGGGTTCCTTTGAATACACAGACCATAAAAGAATTTCAATACGATCCATTGGATGTTTATAACTACAAAAACTACAGTAACAACACCAATTGGACTGACGAAATATCCCAGCCTGCCTATACTATGGATCATAACCTGTCATTACAAGGAGGTGGACAAAGAGCTAGATATTTTGCTTCTGCAGGTTATTATGATTCCAATGGAGTTACCATTGGGACAGGATTTCAAAGGATTAGTACCCGTTTGAACCTAGATTATATCGTTTCGGATCGTATTAAGTTCAAAACAGATATCTCCTACACCCATTCGGAAACGCAACGTAATTACGTAAATAATTTTTCTTCGTCATCAGACAAAGATTTAATGCGTAGTATTTCGTATGGTAAAATGCCTAATATGGGGGTTTTCGAATATGATGAAATGGGTGTACTTACACCAAACTATTTCTCTCCTGCCCAAAACATTCAGGGTAAATACCCAACTACTTACAATCCAGTAGCGATGGGTGAAAACGCAACCAATGATCAGGTAACGGAGAAAATTGTACCTCATTTCAATGTAAATGTGGATATCTTACCAAAACAATTGTGGACTACATTCGATTTGCAGTTTGACTTTACCAACTCCAAAGCCAAGGCGTTTTTACCACAAAATGCCACAGGTCGCCCAATGACAGAAACGGTGGTTAACCGTGCTTCGGATGTTGATGCTGACGCATCCAGTATATCGACAAAAACCAATATTTTTTATACGCCAAATATTGGTGTGAACCACAATTTGCAATTGCTTTTGTCAATGCAGTCCAATGATAATCGTTCTGAAACACATCAGGCGTTAACATCAAACACTGCCTCTTCTTTACTGACCGATCCATCAAATCCGTCCAGAACACAAAACACGGAGTTAAGTTTATTAACCGGTAATTCGCAATCAAGAACAGTGGCAGCTTTCGTAAATGCTCAATACAGTTTACTGGATCGCTATATATTGAACCTTGGTGTACGTACTGACGGTAATTCAAAATTCAGCTCTGAAAACAGATACGGAGTTTTCCCTACGGTATCCGGTCGTTGGAGAGTATCTGGAGAACCTTTTATGCAAAAAGTAACTTCAATAGATGAATTGAGTTTCAGATTCAGTTATGGAAAATCAGGAAATGTGCCAAACACCATAAAAAACTATTCCTATTTCAACAAATATGCAAACTACGGTTCAGAATATTTAGGAATGACTGGTGTTTTTCCTCAAAATATAGAGTTGACCAATTTGAGTCCAGAAACACTGACAGGAAAAAACCTAGGACTTAACCTTGCAATGTTCAAAAGAAGACTTACCATCGATGCGGAATTATACCGTAATAGAACCGAAAATATGTTTTTTCCTGGTCTTGATGTAACTACAATTTCCGGCTACGCCAAAGTAGACCAAAATGTAGGAACTATGGACAATCAAGGTTGGGAAGTTGGGATTTTTACAACTCCTTTTAAATCTCAAAAATGGAAAGTAGAATTCAATTTCAACATTGCCAGCAATGAAAACATGATTCGTGAAATTTCTGAATATTATCCAAATCAAAGTGGAAATACGGATCGTAATGGAGAATACAAAAGTTTTCTTCAAAAAGACAATCCTTTTGGTTCCTTCTACGGTTACCGTTTCAAAGGAGTTTATACAGACAAAGATGCTACTTTGGCAAGAGATGCCAATGGAAATGTGATTACTGGTCCTAACGGACAAACGGTTTATATGCGTTTCAACTATCCAAATACAGACTACACGTTTCAGCCTGGAGATGCGATTTATGAAGACATTAACCATGACGGTAACATCGACAGCCGTGACGTGGTTTATTTAGGAAACAGTAACCCAAAATTTAATGGTGGATTTGGTCCGAATATCATTTTCAATAACCAATTCAAATTATTGCTTTATTTCAACTACCGTGTGGGTTATGATATTGTAAACGGAACAGATATGGAAACAACCAATATGTACGGTTATAACAATCAAAGCACAGCAACTCTGGCAAGATGGCGTAATCCCGGAGACGTAACCGATATGCCAAGAGCAGTTTACCAAACGGGTTACAACTGGCTAGGTTCTGACCGTTATGTAGAAGATGCTTCTTTCCTCCGTCTTCGCTCTGTTACCTTCAGCTACAGTTTTGGACAAAAAATCCTAAAACAGCTAAAAATGGACGAATTGAGAGCTTACATAACAGCAGACAACTTGTACACATGGACAAACTATCGTGGCCAGAATCCTGATGTAACCATGAAAGCTTCGGATGGTCCTTTTGCAATGGCAATGGACTATTCCCGTACGCCTCCTACCTCACGTCTTTCATTAGGTATTACAACACGCTTTTAA
- a CDS encoding fasciclin domain-containing protein, which produces MKKKLHRYLFVFSFLALLSSCSKDTFDEYYGRPENLEDPIFQQLEARGNFKNLTALIDKAGYKDILSKSGYWTMMAPNDEAFTKFFQEKGFSDVSKVDAETAGKIVRYALVYNAFREDQLADYQSALGWVPDNAYRRRTAFYDGFITKTIDGKATVTVDSNRNNRAGTGINYFVTGDSNNKYITYFEKDYFAAQKLSAYDYNFFYPNKQYTGSNVLDGTIKEANIIAENGIIHEVTQVSLPLVNLDQYLEQNSQYSLFHDVMEKNLVTYVFNQDATNTYHNYTGKSDNVSVKVWDPALPFSPNNENFLKDSDNDGQNGAYTMFVPDNASFQAFINTVLLKNYPSLDKLPKYVFQDLFKAHVVANTVWPSKVATSNNALDEDVRFNMSTDIKEAKVLSNGFFYGTNKVQASDLFFSVYTSAYLDPKFTLATRLFNDGSGFKQMISNIDQKYTLFLPSDAVLRGLGFDYDINRSEWKYTNPTTGLVEANGPSRFRLLRVLYNGIIPTPNGELNNLSGSGIIRSGDNIIPGEYIKWSNNKVFAAGNEVAGNTVSILGYEDKQNGRTYYINGILNYSEEYAGLKIKRLGTATGSNSSFFYNYLLNSALFDVTTGKIQGVDVGSFYTFIIPSNAAITQAVKNGVLPGTPATGVPNYNPTLPQDKELITEFIRYHILALQTASNDGLTTGLVETLHRDKLSEKTYITVSSVPGTLSFTDNNKGTSTTPPVNRTANFIPASSNNLADRSLIHIVDNYLLYKE; this is translated from the coding sequence ATGAAGAAAAAATTACACCGCTATTTATTTGTTTTTTCGTTCCTGGCACTTTTATCCAGTTGCAGTAAAGACACATTTGATGAATACTATGGCCGTCCTGAAAATTTGGAAGATCCTATTTTCCAGCAATTAGAGGCAAGAGGCAATTTCAAAAACCTAACGGCTCTAATTGACAAAGCAGGCTACAAAGACATTTTGAGTAAATCTGGGTATTGGACCATGATGGCGCCCAATGATGAAGCGTTTACAAAATTTTTCCAGGAAAAAGGATTTTCTGATGTAAGTAAAGTTGATGCAGAAACAGCTGGAAAAATTGTGAGATATGCGCTTGTCTACAATGCATTTCGTGAGGACCAACTTGCAGACTACCAGTCAGCTTTGGGATGGGTACCTGATAATGCATATAGAAGGAGAACTGCTTTTTATGACGGATTCATAACTAAGACAATCGATGGGAAAGCAACAGTTACTGTTGATTCCAACCGAAATAATCGTGCAGGGACAGGAATCAACTATTTTGTTACTGGAGACAGTAATAATAAATACATCACCTATTTTGAAAAAGATTATTTTGCTGCACAAAAATTAAGTGCTTATGACTATAATTTTTTCTATCCAAACAAACAATATACCGGCTCAAATGTATTGGATGGCACTATAAAGGAAGCCAATATTATTGCCGAAAACGGTATCATTCATGAGGTTACCCAAGTTTCACTTCCTTTGGTTAATCTAGACCAATATCTTGAGCAAAATAGTCAATACAGCCTTTTCCATGATGTGATGGAAAAGAACCTGGTTACTTATGTTTTCAACCAAGATGCGACCAATACTTACCATAATTATACAGGTAAATCAGATAATGTTTCTGTTAAAGTTTGGGATCCTGCTTTACCATTTTCACCCAACAATGAAAACTTTTTAAAAGATTCTGATAATGATGGGCAAAATGGTGCATATACCATGTTTGTTCCAGATAATGCATCGTTTCAGGCATTTATTAATACTGTTTTGCTAAAAAATTATCCATCACTTGATAAACTTCCTAAATATGTTTTTCAAGATTTATTCAAAGCTCATGTGGTAGCCAATACAGTATGGCCATCTAAAGTAGCCACGAGTAATAATGCCCTTGATGAAGATGTCCGATTCAATATGAGCACTGATATAAAAGAAGCCAAAGTGTTGAGTAACGGTTTCTTTTACGGTACCAACAAAGTACAGGCATCTGATTTATTTTTCAGCGTTTATACCTCGGCTTATCTTGATCCAAAATTTACTTTGGCCACACGTTTATTTAATGATGGATCTGGTTTTAAGCAAATGATCAGCAACATAGATCAAAAATATACATTGTTTCTTCCATCCGATGCTGTATTGAGAGGACTGGGATTTGATTATGACATCAATCGTTCTGAATGGAAATATACCAACCCAACAACCGGACTGGTTGAAGCTAATGGTCCATCCAGATTCCGTTTATTACGTGTTCTTTATAACGGAATAATACCAACTCCTAACGGAGAACTAAATAATTTATCTGGCTCTGGAATCATTCGTTCCGGTGATAATATCATTCCGGGAGAATATATAAAATGGAGCAACAACAAAGTTTTTGCAGCAGGAAATGAAGTTGCAGGAAATACGGTTTCAATTCTTGGCTACGAAGACAAACAAAACGGAAGAACTTATTACATAAATGGTATTCTTAATTACAGTGAAGAATATGCCGGACTGAAAATAAAACGTTTGGGAACGGCAACCGGCTCCAATTCCTCCTTCTTTTATAATTACCTTCTTAATTCTGCTTTGTTCGATGTAACTACTGGAAAAATTCAAGGGGTTGATGTAGGGAGTTTCTACACTTTTATCATCCCAAGTAATGCGGCAATTACCCAGGCGGTAAAAAACGGAGTACTTCCTGGAACACCCGCAACCGGTGTGCCTAATTACAACCCGACTCTCCCACAGGACAAGGAATTAATCACCGAATTTATCCGCTATCATATTTTGGCATTACAGACTGCTTCAAACGATGGACTTACAACAGGACTGGTTGAAACATTACATAGAGATAAACTTAGTGAAAAGACATACATTACAGTTTCGAGTGTCCCTGGCACATTATCATTCACGGATAACAATAAAGGAACATCAACAACACCACCTGTAAACAGAACTGCTAATTTCATACCAGCTTCCAGTAACAATCTAGCCGACAGATCTTTAATTCACATAGTTGACAACTACCTTTTATACAAAGAATAA
- a CDS encoding hybrid sensor histidine kinase/response regulator transcription factor, translated as MYKKGFILIYFLLGNLFGFNCFGQELFFEKISGQDIDPSTSIHGIAKDSIGYIWFGSWNGAYRYDGKTFNYYYHNPTDTGSLPNNRIRNIVSDNKLGLWFLTFDHKYARFNYQLNTFRVIDVKVVPKNIVSRLNSDSNTLNKNKVISGKSYFLTSHQFTQLDINSGKKIQYTANISQPGSLFDDYITTYFIDDESIIWLGTRSGDIYKANLNRNPFELNYSYISKAGKTKLASVRAVLKGENEIWLGTDEGVLIYNDDGVNYNHPFYHSKSKINQVRTLFKDNLGGIWIGGVNGLEYYNPRTNQKKTIIDKELYPKMETLSVFAMESYGNNFVWVGLYNGIARINLVNNSIVFYDLAKEIKNHSVMDILAIEKNKLWLATEGNGLIQLKINKQLDVVSDATFATFRAGSVLNKKISGSIIYALFKDKTNMVWVGSSEGLYKIKTNSNAMLAESVPLQSEMPNAYISAIIDDNEGNIWVAHKEGIAKINGRSGEISNYQKKDQYSSWRFLERALYKDPKDNTIYFGAKNGYVAFNPKNIKTISKSDKLILKSLYLSNQEVVPMDTVFGKPILTKILSQTKSIDLDYENRSFTIELASFNYRDSRKEVYEYLLEGYEDNWIKTTSNKISFNKVPPGDYTFRVRVVSNSDKVLAVELKISIGAPWYGSWWFRTIFLILIVGAVYWVFREILYRDRLKNEIEQERLNAERREVLNREKIEFFTNISHDLKTPLTLISDPLKRLQENKVAPEDKALYFSMIDRNIKNLTKLIHQILDFRKSETGKLKLNLSSRDFNAFAKECYATFEFIAEKRNIKFNLQMPEEQLYCNLDFEKAEQVIVNLLSNAFQYTPDGGKIMFSVGLNEEKSAIEIIVEDNGVGIEAPELEKIFEPFNTVGPSPFYGYSSGIGLSLTRNLITFLKGTISIESTPNKGTKASIDLPYQMAEVETVFPIGVTIIPLKNEDKKEEMEDFGQINSEKIKPTLLIVEDNTDVQMYLRKELDKHYFLIQEFDGKQGLESAIKHIPDIIVSDIMMPEMEGTLLGKELKNNVNTSHIPLIFLTAKSSDSDQIEGYNLGAEAYVMKPFNVDVLNAQIKSVLENRKLLQSRLAGIKEIQQLQQEIPDSDNQFLQKVIEKIRLHIEDPEFNSEELAKVLDISQRQLYRKLKAISGNTVHEFIIKVKMNQAEELLKNSDLNVSQIAYQLGFSEPSNFSRTFSKYFGCSPSQFVR; from the coding sequence ATGTACAAAAAAGGGTTTATTTTAATTTATTTTCTGCTAGGCAATTTGTTTGGATTCAATTGTTTTGGTCAGGAGCTTTTTTTCGAAAAAATTTCGGGACAAGATATTGATCCCAGTACCTCTATTCATGGAATTGCCAAAGACTCAATAGGATATATTTGGTTCGGAAGCTGGAATGGCGCTTATAGATACGATGGCAAAACATTCAATTATTATTATCATAATCCCACAGATACAGGTTCATTACCTAATAACAGAATTCGAAATATTGTTTCAGACAATAAGTTAGGACTCTGGTTTTTGACATTCGATCATAAGTATGCACGATTTAATTATCAGCTCAATACTTTTCGGGTTATTGATGTAAAAGTTGTTCCAAAAAACATCGTGTCTCGCTTGAACAGTGATTCTAATACTCTAAATAAAAATAAAGTCATTAGCGGAAAAAGTTATTTTCTGACTTCCCATCAGTTTACCCAATTGGATATTAATTCTGGAAAAAAAATTCAATATACTGCCAATATAAGCCAACCTGGAAGTTTGTTTGATGATTATATCACGACCTATTTTATAGACGACGAAAGTATAATTTGGCTAGGTACAAGGAGTGGCGATATTTATAAAGCGAATTTAAACCGTAATCCATTTGAGCTGAATTATAGTTATATTTCCAAAGCTGGAAAAACAAAATTAGCCAGTGTTAGGGCTGTTCTGAAAGGCGAAAATGAGATTTGGCTGGGAACAGATGAAGGCGTTCTTATCTATAATGATGACGGTGTAAATTACAATCATCCTTTTTATCATTCGAAAAGTAAAATTAATCAGGTGCGTACGTTGTTTAAGGACAATTTAGGCGGCATCTGGATTGGCGGCGTTAATGGTTTGGAATATTACAACCCAAGAACCAACCAAAAGAAAACAATTATCGACAAAGAATTGTACCCAAAAATGGAAACTTTGTCGGTGTTTGCAATGGAATCTTATGGGAATAATTTTGTGTGGGTCGGTTTATATAACGGAATTGCCCGAATTAATTTGGTAAATAACAGCATTGTGTTTTATGATTTGGCCAAGGAAATCAAGAATCACAGCGTTATGGATATTTTGGCTATTGAAAAAAACAAACTTTGGCTAGCAACCGAAGGTAATGGGCTAATTCAATTGAAAATAAATAAGCAGTTGGATGTCGTTAGTGATGCAACATTTGCAACTTTTCGCGCGGGTTCTGTTCTAAATAAAAAAATTTCGGGAAGCATTATTTATGCGCTTTTCAAAGACAAAACCAATATGGTTTGGGTGGGAAGCAGTGAAGGTTTGTATAAAATAAAAACGAATTCGAATGCGATGCTAGCAGAAAGTGTTCCGTTGCAATCTGAAATGCCAAACGCTTATATTTCTGCCATTATCGATGATAATGAAGGAAATATTTGGGTGGCTCATAAAGAAGGGATTGCTAAGATTAATGGACGTTCGGGTGAAATTTCCAATTACCAGAAAAAAGATCAGTACAGTTCATGGCGTTTTCTGGAAAGGGCACTTTATAAAGATCCAAAGGACAATACAATTTATTTTGGTGCCAAAAATGGTTATGTAGCTTTTAATCCGAAGAATATTAAAACAATTTCAAAATCGGATAAACTGATTTTGAAATCTTTGTATTTGTCCAATCAGGAGGTTGTCCCGATGGATACTGTTTTTGGGAAACCCATTTTGACCAAAATTTTGTCCCAAACCAAATCCATAGACCTAGATTATGAAAACCGAAGTTTTACCATCGAGTTGGCTTCTTTCAATTATCGCGATTCTCGTAAGGAAGTGTATGAATATCTGTTGGAAGGTTACGAAGATAATTGGATTAAAACCACGAGCAACAAGATTTCGTTTAACAAAGTTCCTCCGGGCGATTACACTTTCAGGGTGCGGGTGGTTTCAAATTCCGACAAAGTTCTTGCGGTGGAACTTAAAATTAGTATTGGTGCGCCTTGGTATGGAAGCTGGTGGTTTCGAACTATATTTTTGATTCTGATAGTAGGAGCGGTGTATTGGGTTTTCAGGGAAATTTTATACCGTGACCGTTTGAAAAATGAAATCGAACAAGAACGCCTGAATGCCGAAAGACGTGAGGTTTTGAACAGGGAAAAAATCGAATTTTTCACCAATATTTCACACGATTTAAAAACGCCACTTACGTTGATTTCGGATCCTCTAAAACGCCTTCAGGAGAACAAAGTAGCCCCCGAAGATAAAGCACTTTATTTTTCGATGATTGACAGAAATATTAAGAATTTAACGAAGTTGATTCACCAGATATTGGATTTCCGAAAATCAGAAACTGGTAAATTAAAATTGAATCTGAGTTCCCGTGATTTTAACGCTTTCGCAAAAGAGTGTTACGCCACGTTTGAATTTATAGCCGAAAAGCGAAATATCAAATTTAATCTTCAGATGCCTGAGGAACAATTGTATTGTAATCTTGATTTTGAAAAAGCGGAACAAGTTATCGTTAACTTATTATCTAATGCTTTTCAATACACCCCTGATGGCGGAAAAATTATGTTTTCTGTAGGGCTGAATGAAGAAAAATCAGCGATTGAAATTATAGTTGAAGACAATGGAGTAGGGATAGAAGCGCCAGAACTGGAAAAAATATTTGAACCGTTCAATACCGTTGGGCCAAGTCCGTTTTACGGATATTCATCGGGAATAGGATTGTCGTTGACACGAAATCTTATCACTTTTTTGAAGGGGACAATTTCAATTGAAAGTACTCCTAATAAAGGAACCAAAGCTTCAATCGATTTGCCTTATCAGATGGCTGAAGTTGAGACTGTTTTCCCGATTGGAGTAACTATAATTCCTTTGAAAAATGAAGATAAAAAAGAGGAAATGGAGGATTTTGGTCAGATAAATTCTGAAAAAATAAAACCTACTTTACTTATTGTTGAAGACAATACAGATGTTCAAATGTATTTGCGAAAAGAATTAGACAAGCATTACTTTTTGATACAAGAATTTGATGGAAAACAAGGACTTGAATCTGCCATAAAACACATTCCGGATATTATAGTTTCCGATATTATGATGCCGGAAATGGAGGGAACACTTTTGGGTAAAGAGCTAAAAAACAATGTGAATACGTCACATATTCCTTTGATTTTTTTGACAGCAAAAAGTTCCGATTCCGATCAAATAGAAGGTTACAATCTGGGCGCCGAAGCCTATGTCATGAAGCCGTTTAATGTGGATGTTTTGAACGCCCAAATCAAAAGTGTTCTTGAAAACAGAAAACTATTGCAAAGCCGATTAGCGGGAATAAAAGAAATTCAGCAGTTGCAACAGGAAATTCCTGATTCGGACAATCAATTTCTTCAAAAAGTGATTGAAAAAATCAGACTCCACATCGAAGACCCCGAATTTAATTCTGAAGAATTGGCAAAGGTTTTAGACATTAGCCAAAGACAATTGTACCGTAAATTAAAAGCGATAAGTGGCAATACAGTTCATGAATTCATCATCAAAGTCAAGATGAATCAAGCCGAGGAATTGTTAAAAAACTCAGATCTTAACGTATCCCAAATCGCATATCAACTTGGTTTTTCTGAACCATCGAATTTCTCACGGACTTTTTCTAAGTATTTTGGTTGTAGTCCTTCGCAGTTTGTGAGGTAA
- a CDS encoding competence protein CoiA family protein: MMIKYQYAKDENEKLINIDSLNGLNRNKFKFFCISCGNELIARLGKIKIHHFAHKKVVTCSGETYLHLLGKQLFFDNYTDCLQNRKPFIIELNQKRTCNHYEKELGLKCKLSKITTQFDLTKYFDKISVETREDSFIADILLTSKNGKDKVFIEIAVTHLSTEQKLKSNYRIIEIEIESEEDFMPIKRKYLSIKDSKIKFENFKTGQVITSLCNGNCQNGHNFFTLDVEGRCLLKQRNLKQIKNQLSADKEKIVKYEITKDNGYNYSDIFKKSVATYAQQNLKVKNCFICRYHAENNSWQYFEDTSGIPIFCKFLKIKCNSNQAITCEYYKLENNFVNELLSTIKLNEAETEGGYLGIEEESDDDN; the protein is encoded by the coding sequence ATGATGATTAAGTATCAATATGCAAAAGACGAGAATGAAAAGCTAATTAATATTGATAGCTTGAACGGATTGAACAGAAATAAGTTCAAGTTCTTTTGCATTAGTTGTGGGAACGAATTAATTGCCCGACTTGGAAAAATTAAAATTCATCACTTTGCTCACAAAAAGGTCGTTACTTGCTCAGGAGAAACTTATCTTCATTTACTCGGAAAACAATTATTTTTTGACAACTATACTGATTGCTTACAAAACCGAAAACCATTTATAATTGAGCTAAACCAAAAGAGAACTTGTAATCACTATGAGAAAGAACTTGGACTGAAATGTAAACTTTCTAAGATTACAACACAGTTTGACTTGACTAAATATTTTGATAAAATTTCAGTAGAAACAAGAGAAGATTCTTTTATTGCAGATATATTGCTCACCAGCAAAAATGGCAAAGACAAGGTATTTATAGAGATTGCAGTTACACACCTATCAACTGAGCAAAAATTAAAATCAAATTACAGAATTATAGAAATAGAAATTGAGAGTGAAGAAGACTTTATGCCAATAAAAAGAAAATATCTAAGCATAAAAGACTCAAAGATCAAGTTTGAAAATTTTAAGACAGGCCAAGTAATTACTTCGCTTTGTAATGGTAATTGCCAAAATGGGCATAACTTCTTTACGCTTGATGTTGAAGGACGGTGTTTACTCAAACAGAGAAACCTTAAACAAATAAAAAATCAGTTATCCGCGGATAAAGAGAAGATTGTCAAATATGAAATTACAAAGGACAATGGATACAATTACTCAGATATTTTCAAAAAAAGTGTAGCTACTTATGCTCAACAAAATTTAAAAGTGAAAAACTGTTTTATTTGTCGTTATCACGCTGAAAATAACTCTTGGCAATATTTTGAAGACACCTCAGGGATTCCAATTTTTTGTAAATTTCTAAAAATAAAATGCAACTCTAACCAAGCCATAACTTGTGAATATTATAAATTAGAGAATAACTTCGTTAATGAGCTTTTGTCAACAATCAAACTGAATGAAGCCGAAACTGAAGGTGGTTATTTAGGCATAGAAGAAGAAAGTGATGACGATAATTAG